The Pseudomonas sp. MPC6 nucleotide sequence GCAGGGACCGGCAGCGAAGTAGGGCGGGCCGGCGTTATCGTGATGAAGTCAGGGCGCAAGCTTGGCCTGTTGAGCCCTTATCTGCTGCCTAAAGTGGCCATTTGCGACCCGGATCTGACGTTGGGCCTGCCGCCGATGTTGACAGCGGCTACCGGCATGGATGCGATCGCCCACTGCATCGAGACCTTCCTGGCGCCTGCCATCAACCCGCCGGCCGAGGCCATTGCCCTGGATGGTTTGCGTCGGGGCATGGCCAATATCGAGCGCGCGACGATCGATGGCAGTGACCGGGAGGCGCGCTGGAACATGATGATGGCGGCGACTGAAGGCGCGATGGCGTTTCAGAAAGGACTGGGAGCGGTGCATGCCCTGTCCCATCCCCTGGGGGCCGTGCCCGGCATTTCCTTGCACCATGGCACCCTCAATGCGGTGCTGCTGCCGGCAGTCATGCGTTTCAACCGGCCAGCCGTCGGTGCCAAGTACGAGGCGTTGGCCCAAGCCATGGGACTGAGTGCAGGCGTCGCCCCGGATGAAGCCATTGCCCGGTTGACCGCCCGCCTGGGTCTGCCCGTGAGCCTTGGCGCGATGGGCCTGGACCGGGCTGCGCTGCCTGAGATTGCCCAGGCCGCCCTCAAAGACCACTGCCACGCCACCAACCCCCGTCCTGCCACCGCAGAGGACTACCTGCGGATGCTCGAGGAGTCTTATTGATGAATGAGCAACATGTAATGATTCGCGATGCCGTCAGGCGGTTCGCCGAGCAGGAGATTGCACCGGTCTCCGAACGCCTTTGGGAGGAGCAGGAGTTTGCCTATCAGGTCTGGAAGCAGGCCGGAGAGTTGGGCTTCCTCGGCCTTCCCTACCCGGAGGAGCACGGTGGCGGTGGCGGGGACTGGCTTGGCTTTACCATTGTGCTGGAGGAAATCGCCCGGGTAGACGCGGCTGTGGCATCGTCCATGATGGCCAATTCCACGCCCGCCAGCCTGATCAACAACTATGGCACTCCTGCGCAGAAGGAGCGCTACTTGCGCCCCATCATCGACGGGACGCAGGTCGGCTGCATTGGGCTGACTGAGCCGAATGCAGGCTCGGACGCCGCCAATATCCAGACCCGTGCCGTTCTGCGAGACGGTCAGTGGATCATCAATGGTTCCAAGACCTTCATCACCAATTCGGGTACCGACATCACCGGTCCGATCGTGATCGCAGCCGTTACCGGCACGAGGGACGACGGGCGCAAGGAAATCTCCAACTTTATCCTGCCGTCCGATACCGCCGGTTTCAGTCTGGGGCGCAAGCTGCAGAAGATCGGTTGGCGCGGATCGACCACTTATGAACTGTTCTTCGAAGATTGCGTGCTGCCGGCCGACCATCTACTCGGCGAACAAGGCGCGGGGCTCAAGCAGACCCTGGGCAACATAAGCACCGGGCGCATCCTGATCGGTGCGCTGGGGCTGGGTATTCTGCAAGGCTCCATGGAGCGCTCGGTCGCCTACCTGAAGGATCGCAGCGCCTTCGGCAAGCGACTCGAACATTTTCAGGCGCTGCAGTTCAAGGTCGCCGACATGGCCACCCATGCCCACGCCGCCCGCCTGATGCTCTACGACGCGGCCTCGCGCAAGGACGCCGGTTTGTCATGTGATGTCGAGGCGTCCATGGCCAAGCTCTTCGCTACCGAGAGGGCGATGGAGGCGGCTCACCAGGCGATCCAGATCCATGGCGGTAACGGCATCATGACTGAATACCCGGTCGCACGCGCTTTCGGCGACGCCAAGGTATTGGAGATCGTCGAAGGCACTTCCGAAATCCAACGCATGATCATTTCCAGGCAAGTGCTGAGCTAAACGCGTCCTGCAGCCTGTGCCGGTTCCGTTGGGGAGCCGGTCGTTCAGCTTTCTTCGGGGAAAATCAGCATGCCAGGCTCCAATCCTTATGACCTCGGCCTTGAGCAAAGTCCGGTCAACTACCGGCCTCTCACGCCGCTGGGCTTCATAGCCCGCACCGCCCAGGTATATCCGCAGCGGTTGGCGGTTATCCATGGTGCGCGTCGATACAACTGGTCCGAGACCTACGACCGGGTCTGCCGCCTGTCATCTGCGCTCAAGGCCGCGGGCATTGGCCGTGGCGATACGGTGGTATTGATCGCCGCCAACACCCCGGAGATGATCGAGGCGCATTTCGGCGTACCGATGTGTGGCGCGGTCTTGTGCACGGTCAACACCCGGCTCGATCCTGCGGCGATCGCCTATATCCTGATGCATTGCGAAGCCCGGCTCGTGATCAGCGACACCGAATACGCGAGCACCATCGGCCAGGCGCTGGCACTTTTGGAGCACCGGCCAAGGGTGATCGACATCGATGACACCGAGGGGCCGGGCGGCGAGCGCCTGGGTGAGCTCGACTACGAGGCGTTCATCGGCGCGGCTTCTACAGACGAGCATGGGCAGGAACCTGTGGACGAGTGGCAGCCGATTGCCCTGAACTACACCTCGGGCACCACAGGGCGTCCCAAAGGGGTGGTCTATCACCATCGAGGGGCTTATCTGGCGGCGCTTTCAAATATGCTCGACTGGCAAATGCCGCGCCACTCCATCTTCTTGTGGACCCTGCCCATGTTCCATTGCAATGGCTGGGGTTTCGTCTGGACCATGGCGGTCAACGCCGGCACTCATGTGTGTCTTCGCCGCTGTGAGCCGCAACGCGTGCTGTCGATGATTCGACAACACGGCGTTACCCATTACTGCGGCGCGCCGGTGGTGCACGCCATGCTGGCCCATGCGCCCAAGGAGTGGAAAGCCGGGATCAGCCACCGTGTTCATGGTCTGATCGGTGGCGCTCCGCCCCAACTGCCGGTGATTGCGGCGTTGCATCGAATGGGCATCGATCTTTTGCAGATATACGGTCTGACAGAGGTCTACGGTCCCGCTGTGGTATGTGCCGAGCACCAGGAATGGAGCGAGCTTTCCACCGACTTGCTGACCGAACGCAAAGGTCGACAAGGGGTGCGTTATACGGCTCAGGAAGATATGGCGGTCCTGGACCCCGAGGACTTCACGCCGGTGCCGCGCGATGGCCGCAGCATTGGCGAAGTGATGTTCCGCGGCAACATGACGATGATGGGCTACCTGAAAGATCCGCAGGGCACCGCCGAGGCCTTTTCGGGTGGCTGGTTTCATTCCGGCGATCTTGCCGTGGTGCATGAGGACGGCTACATCCAGATCAGAGACAGGGCTAAGGACATCATCATTTCAGGTGGTGAGAACATCAGTTCGGTCGAGGTCGAGGAAGTGCTTTACCGCCATCCGGCTGTCCGTACCGCGGCGGTGGTTGCCATGCCCCATGCCAAGTGGGGCGAGACCCCCTGTGCCTTTGTCGAGACGAGCCCTGACGCGAGCATCGGCGAAGCGGAACTCATCGCCCATTGCCGTTCCTGCCTGGCCCATTACAAGGTGCCGACGCGGGTCATCGTGGGGGATTTGAGCAAGACGGCAACTGGCAAGGTGCGCAAAGTCGAACTGCGTGAACATGCCTTGCGGCTGGCTACCAGAGATGCGGCCATCCCGATCGATTGAAGGACGTTCGAGACTGAAATTCCGGTTTCCGTAGGCCTGTTCGGGCTTGCGCGATGTTGTGCAAAAAAAATTCAACTGGATGCCTCATCCAGGTCGAGTGACGTTGCAGACGCGGACAGTGTCGGCGGCGATCACGACGGCCCGGTGGTTTCGGTATCCCTGCCTTTTGAGCGAGGAGACACCCATGAAAATTCTCGGCCATAACTACACTGGCGGTACCCGTCGCGGTGAAAGCGGCGTCTATCTGCATAGCTACGATGCGACCTCTGGCGAGAGGTTGCCCTATGCCTTCGTCCAGGCGAGCCTCGCCGAAGTCGATGCGGCTGCCCTGGCCGCCGCTTCGGCTTATCCCACCTATCGTGCATTGCCGGCTGTCAAGCGTGCGGAGTTTCTCGACGCTATTGCCGACGAACTGGATGCCCTGGGTGATGACTTCGTTTCCCTGGTAACCCGCGAAACCGCGCTGCCTGCCGGCCGTATCCAGGGTGAGCGTGGCCGTACCAGCGGCCAGATGCGGCTGTTTGCAAACGTGTTGCGCCGTGGCGATTTCTACGGTGCCCGTATCGACCTGGCGCAACCCGATCGCAAGCCGCTGCCGCGTGTCGATCTGCGTCAGTGCAAGATGGGCGTTGGCCCGGTGGCTGTATTCGGTGCCAGCAACTTCCCGCTGGCATTCTCCACGGCAGGCGGTGATACCGCCGCCGCCCTGGCTGCCGGTTGTCCGGTGGTGCTCAAGGCGCACAGTGGCCACATGGCGACCGCCGAATGCGTGGCCGATGCCATCATCCGTGCCGCGGAACGGACCGGCATGCCCAAAGGC carries:
- a CDS encoding acyl-CoA dehydrogenase family protein; protein product: MNEQHVMIRDAVRRFAEQEIAPVSERLWEEQEFAYQVWKQAGELGFLGLPYPEEHGGGGGDWLGFTIVLEEIARVDAAVASSMMANSTPASLINNYGTPAQKERYLRPIIDGTQVGCIGLTEPNAGSDAANIQTRAVLRDGQWIINGSKTFITNSGTDITGPIVIAAVTGTRDDGRKEISNFILPSDTAGFSLGRKLQKIGWRGSTTYELFFEDCVLPADHLLGEQGAGLKQTLGNISTGRILIGALGLGILQGSMERSVAYLKDRSAFGKRLEHFQALQFKVADMATHAHAARLMLYDAASRKDAGLSCDVEASMAKLFATERAMEAAHQAIQIHGGNGIMTEYPVARAFGDAKVLEIVEGTSEIQRMIISRQVLS
- a CDS encoding acyl-CoA synthetase; translation: MPGSNPYDLGLEQSPVNYRPLTPLGFIARTAQVYPQRLAVIHGARRYNWSETYDRVCRLSSALKAAGIGRGDTVVLIAANTPEMIEAHFGVPMCGAVLCTVNTRLDPAAIAYILMHCEARLVISDTEYASTIGQALALLEHRPRVIDIDDTEGPGGERLGELDYEAFIGAASTDEHGQEPVDEWQPIALNYTSGTTGRPKGVVYHHRGAYLAALSNMLDWQMPRHSIFLWTLPMFHCNGWGFVWTMAVNAGTHVCLRRCEPQRVLSMIRQHGVTHYCGAPVVHAMLAHAPKEWKAGISHRVHGLIGGAPPQLPVIAALHRMGIDLLQIYGLTEVYGPAVVCAEHQEWSELSTDLLTERKGRQGVRYTAQEDMAVLDPEDFTPVPRDGRSIGEVMFRGNMTMMGYLKDPQGTAEAFSGGWFHSGDLAVVHEDGYIQIRDRAKDIIISGGENISSVEVEEVLYRHPAVRTAAVVAMPHAKWGETPCAFVETSPDASIGEAELIAHCRSCLAHYKVPTRVIVGDLSKTATGKVRKVELREHALRLATRDAAIPID
- a CDS encoding iron-containing alcohol dehydrogenase, which codes for MAVINYLTTIQFEQGAIELLPSELDRLGIRRPLIVTDQGVRAAGLLDRVLGTLASPPAAIFDQTPANPTEEAVVAATAMFKDNDCDGIVALGGGSPIDLGKATALLATHPAPLQQYSVVDGGVGRITDKVAPLVAIPTTAGTGSEVGRAGVIVMKSGRKLGLLSPYLLPKVAICDPDLTLGLPPMLTAATGMDAIAHCIETFLAPAINPPAEAIALDGLRRGMANIERATIDGSDREARWNMMMAATEGAMAFQKGLGAVHALSHPLGAVPGISLHHGTLNAVLLPAVMRFNRPAVGAKYEALAQAMGLSAGVAPDEAIARLTARLGLPVSLGAMGLDRAALPEIAQAALKDHCHATNPRPATAEDYLRMLEESY